A single genomic interval of Nocardia bhagyanarayanae harbors:
- a CDS encoding zinc-binding dehydrogenase: protein MRVVQATEFGGPEVLAVREIPDPTPGPGQVVVQVAAADVMFLDTRLRGGWGSEYFKIETPYVPGGAVAGVVVEVGAEVDPAWIGKRVATSTAASGIGGGQPIGGYAEKALAKAETLIEVPEGLSLEQAVALSHDGKTALAVFDRAAIKPGEWVLVTAAGGGLGTLLIQLARSAGAHVVAAARGRAKLELAERLGAHAVVDYSEPDWSAEVRAATGGAGVNVVLDGAGGDLGAAATEAIADHGRFLGYGAAAGDFAELDRDGLAARDIEVLGLFDITGADTDWNALARGIQDAVAAGDIEVVIGQTFPLEEADRAHAAIELRKSLGRTLLTL from the coding sequence ATGCGGGTTGTGCAGGCAACGGAATTCGGTGGACCGGAGGTGCTCGCGGTGCGCGAGATCCCGGACCCGACACCAGGCCCCGGGCAGGTGGTCGTCCAGGTCGCGGCGGCCGACGTGATGTTCCTCGACACCCGGCTGCGCGGCGGGTGGGGGAGCGAATACTTCAAGATCGAAACCCCTTATGTGCCGGGCGGCGCGGTCGCGGGCGTGGTCGTCGAGGTCGGCGCCGAGGTCGATCCGGCGTGGATCGGCAAGCGCGTCGCCACCAGCACCGCCGCGAGCGGCATCGGCGGGGGTCAGCCGATCGGCGGGTACGCCGAGAAGGCGCTGGCCAAGGCCGAGACGCTCATCGAAGTGCCGGAAGGTCTTTCGCTCGAGCAGGCCGTGGCGCTGAGCCACGACGGCAAGACCGCGCTCGCCGTCTTCGACCGGGCCGCGATAAAGCCGGGGGAGTGGGTTCTCGTCACCGCGGCGGGCGGCGGGCTCGGCACGCTGCTCATCCAATTGGCCCGTTCCGCAGGGGCACACGTCGTCGCGGCGGCTCGCGGCCGTGCCAAGCTCGAACTCGCCGAACGGCTCGGCGCGCACGCCGTCGTCGACTATTCCGAGCCGGATTGGTCCGCAGAGGTACGCGCCGCGACCGGCGGAGCCGGGGTGAACGTCGTGCTCGATGGAGCGGGTGGCGACCTCGGCGCGGCGGCCACCGAAGCGATCGCCGACCACGGCCGATTCCTCGGATACGGCGCCGCGGCGGGCGATTTCGCCGAGCTGGACCGCGACGGGCTGGCCGCGCGCGACATCGAGGTGCTCGGCCTGTTCGACATCACCGGCGCCGACACCGATTGGAACGCCCTCGCGCGGGGTATCCAAGACGCTGTCGCCGCCGGTGACATCGAGGTGGTGATCGGTCAGACCTTCCCCCTCGAAGAAGCCGACCGAGCCCATGCCGCAATCGAATTGAGGAAATCTCTCGGTCGAACGCTGCTTACTTTGTGA
- a CDS encoding nitroreductase family deazaflavin-dependent oxidoreductase has protein sequence MASVFANVLRVHQWVYEKSGGLVGHKLLFGNPTLLLRTVGRKTGRERTSALTYGRDGEAYLVTASNGGSPRPPGWLANVKAAPECEIQVGRRRMKVVARATYPDDPDYARRWAIVDEVNQGRYSAYQKMTKRPIAVVVLTQAR, from the coding sequence ATGGCCAGTGTGTTCGCGAATGTGCTGCGGGTTCATCAGTGGGTGTACGAGAAGAGCGGCGGGCTGGTGGGCCACAAGCTGCTGTTCGGGAATCCGACCCTGCTGTTGCGGACCGTCGGGCGCAAGACGGGTCGGGAACGGACCTCGGCGCTGACCTATGGGCGCGACGGCGAGGCGTACCTGGTGACCGCGTCGAACGGCGGCTCGCCGCGTCCGCCGGGGTGGCTGGCGAATGTGAAGGCAGCGCCGGAGTGCGAGATTCAGGTGGGGCGGCGCAGGATGAAAGTGGTTGCGCGAGCGACGTATCCGGACGATCCGGACTACGCACGACGTTGGGCGATAGTCGACGAAGTGAATCAGGGCCGCTACAGCGCCTATCAGAAAATGACCAAGCGGCCCATCGCGGTGGTGGTGTTGACGCAGGCGAGGTGA
- a CDS encoding PucR family transcriptional regulator: MTTARHDDVDPDRFIAATAARMHDRVTDVSAAICAYLEESIPELRGDPRTADLLAASVESNVATVLRALRYDLPAADVRAPLAAVGFARRLARQGVPANALNRAFRLGQRRMFELVFAELRTLAMPPAERISVIERITTTLFDFSDRIIEQLVAIYDDERERWLESQNSVRAVRVREVLDGRKSIDVDAVSEAIRYPLRWQHLALVLWYPEPDSDAIPRLQRFVRALGDMVAAASNPLVVVADQTSVWAWLPYRTAPGTLVADVRTFVTARRDHPNVVIGTVAAGIEGFRNSHRSAQRACSVALARGLNSSTVVAADDPGLMTAALLGGAVAETRDWVGEVLGNLAADDEHDERLRDTLRIFLGAGSSYKAAATELNLHSNSVKYRIGRAVARRGRPIGADRLDVELALLVCHWYGPAVLRPDPNQ; encoded by the coding sequence GTGACGACCGCGCGTCACGACGACGTCGATCCAGACCGCTTCATCGCGGCGACAGCCGCCCGGATGCACGACCGGGTGACAGACGTCAGCGCGGCAATCTGCGCTTATCTCGAAGAAAGCATCCCCGAGCTTCGCGGCGATCCGCGCACCGCTGATCTGCTCGCCGCCAGCGTCGAATCCAACGTCGCCACCGTTCTACGTGCCCTGCGTTACGACCTTCCCGCTGCAGACGTTCGAGCTCCACTTGCCGCCGTGGGGTTCGCCAGACGCCTGGCCCGGCAAGGGGTGCCGGCCAATGCCCTCAACCGCGCCTTCCGGCTCGGGCAGCGGCGCATGTTCGAGCTGGTCTTCGCCGAACTGCGGACACTGGCCATGCCCCCGGCCGAGCGGATCAGCGTGATCGAACGCATCACCACGACTCTGTTCGACTTCAGCGACCGCATCATCGAACAGCTCGTGGCGATCTACGACGACGAGCGGGAGCGCTGGTTGGAAAGCCAGAACAGCGTCCGAGCGGTGCGGGTTCGGGAGGTACTCGATGGCCGGAAGAGCATCGATGTCGACGCGGTGAGCGAGGCGATCCGGTATCCGCTGCGTTGGCAACACCTGGCGCTCGTCCTGTGGTACCCCGAGCCCGACAGCGATGCGATACCGCGCCTGCAGCGGTTCGTCCGCGCGCTCGGGGACATGGTTGCCGCCGCGTCGAACCCGCTGGTCGTCGTCGCGGATCAGACCAGCGTCTGGGCCTGGCTGCCGTACCGGACTGCGCCAGGCACCTTGGTCGCCGATGTACGCACATTCGTGACCGCCCGCCGCGACCACCCGAACGTTGTGATCGGCACCGTCGCCGCGGGAATCGAGGGCTTCCGCAACTCCCATCGCAGCGCTCAGCGCGCCTGCTCCGTCGCCCTGGCACGCGGGCTGAACTCGTCCACCGTCGTCGCAGCCGACGATCCCGGCCTGATGACTGCCGCACTACTGGGCGGCGCCGTTGCCGAGACCCGCGACTGGGTGGGCGAGGTGCTCGGCAACCTGGCCGCTGACGACGAGCACGACGAACGCTTGCGTGACACCCTGCGGATATTCCTCGGCGCCGGATCCAGCTACAAAGCCGCCGCTACCGAGCTCAATCTGCATTCCAACTCCGTGAAATACCGGATTGGACGCGCTGTCGCCCGACGCGGGCGACCGATCGGCGCCGACCGGCTCGACGTCGAACTCGCGCTGCTGGTGTGCCACTGGTATGGCCCCGCCGTTCTGCGGCCGGACCCGAACCAGTGA
- a CDS encoding class I adenylate-forming enzyme family protein — protein MNLATLPDCRAGTAPRAAALADDNTDLNNIGFLTAVRRATTSLRAAGVSMGDVVSVMLPNTAALVVSLFATWRLGASAAPIDPALSVEDAGHQMAYTGAKVLIAGQDPAYAFPVQTVIPADRLTTAQPDTRGPAQARDEAPALLVYDGNADSDPKFVTLDHLNLEALCRLAIRIFTLTGTDHSLSILPLFHVNGIAVGTVSPLLAGGRTTVAGPFSPTTFFDRIECSRATYFTADPAIYRQLSDLPAEIQPDTASVRFAICGAAPAGVELRTKFEHRYGIPIIHDHGLTEVPGRARSIRRAAP, from the coding sequence ATGAACCTTGCGACACTCCCGGACTGCCGTGCCGGCACGGCACCGCGCGCCGCTGCCCTCGCCGATGACAACACCGACCTGAACAACATCGGATTCCTGACCGCTGTACGGCGGGCCACCACTTCCCTGCGCGCCGCGGGAGTTTCGATGGGCGACGTGGTCTCGGTCATGCTGCCCAACACAGCCGCCTTGGTCGTATCCCTGTTCGCCACCTGGCGCCTGGGTGCCAGCGCCGCCCCCATAGACCCGGCGCTATCCGTCGAAGACGCCGGCCACCAAATGGCCTACACGGGCGCCAAAGTCCTCATTGCCGGGCAAGACCCCGCCTACGCCTTTCCGGTCCAAACCGTGATACCCGCAGACCGGCTCACCACAGCGCAGCCCGACACCCGCGGGCCCGCCCAGGCCCGCGACGAAGCACCCGCACTACTCGTCTACGACGGCAACGCCGACAGCGATCCGAAGTTCGTGACGCTCGATCACCTGAACCTCGAGGCCCTGTGCCGATTGGCGATCAGGATATTCACACTCACCGGCACCGACCACAGCCTGTCGATCCTGCCGCTGTTCCATGTCAACGGCATCGCAGTGGGCACCGTGTCACCACTGCTCGCCGGTGGCCGCACCACCGTCGCCGGCCCATTCAGTCCCACCACATTCTTCGACCGGATCGAATGCAGCCGGGCCACCTACTTCACCGCCGACCCGGCCATCTACAGACAGCTGTCCGATCTACCCGCCGAGATACAGCCCGACACCGCGTCCGTGCGGTTCGCCATCTGCGGCGCCGCGCCGGCCGGCGTCGAACTGCGGACCAAGTTCGAACACCGCTACGGCATACCGATCATCCACGACCACGGACTGACCGAGGTACCTGGACGAGCACGCTCCATCCGCCGAGCAGCACCCTGA
- a CDS encoding alpha/beta hydrolase has product MEIGLRRLIGEGLDAYVEESRRFNAASKAVAGPANLEELRQVRHRQATSLTTSGSRAGQHTAEAGGRRVPVRITVPRDTEIRGAYLDIHAGGFYLGSAANEDARNARLADALGVAVLSIDYRLAPEHPWPAAPDDCETAALWLLEQAESLFGTTKLVIGGASAGSTLVMTTLLRLRDQGLADPFAGAVLQFGAYDLSGRSPGGRLYADEFFIEAYAGHVADRTDPDISPLYGDLADLPPTLLVVGGLDILLEDNLAMAARLSAAGNDVDIRVYPESTHAFTHRPTGMAAAAVRDIESWIAERLSCA; this is encoded by the coding sequence ATGGAGATCGGACTGAGACGGCTGATCGGCGAGGGACTCGACGCTTACGTCGAGGAGAGCCGACGGTTCAACGCAGCCTCGAAAGCTGTCGCTGGCCCGGCCAATCTCGAGGAGCTACGGCAGGTGAGGCACAGACAGGCCACGTCTCTCACGACATCGGGGAGTAGGGCTGGTCAGCACACCGCCGAAGCCGGCGGGCGTCGAGTCCCGGTGCGGATCACCGTTCCCAGGGATACGGAGATCCGGGGCGCCTACCTCGACATCCACGCCGGCGGCTTCTACCTCGGATCGGCAGCCAACGAGGATGCTCGCAATGCTCGTCTGGCCGACGCTCTCGGCGTGGCCGTGCTGAGCATCGACTATCGATTGGCGCCCGAACATCCATGGCCCGCGGCTCCCGACGACTGCGAAACCGCTGCACTCTGGCTCCTGGAACAGGCGGAGTCGTTGTTCGGGACAACGAAACTGGTGATCGGCGGAGCATCGGCGGGATCCACTCTCGTCATGACCACCTTGCTACGGCTACGCGACCAGGGCCTGGCCGATCCGTTCGCCGGTGCTGTCCTACAGTTCGGCGCCTACGATCTCAGCGGACGATCTCCCGGCGGCAGACTGTACGCCGACGAGTTCTTCATCGAGGCGTATGCCGGCCATGTCGCCGATCGGACCGATCCCGATATTTCTCCCCTCTACGGCGACCTCGCCGACCTACCGCCGACGCTGCTGGTGGTAGGAGGTCTCGATATCCTCCTCGAGGACAACCTGGCCATGGCCGCCCGCCTCTCCGCCGCGGGAAACGACGTGGACATCCGGGTGTACCCCGAGTCCACACACGCCTTCACCCACCGCCCGACAGGCATGGCGGCCGCAGCTGTTCGGGATATCGAATCGTGGATTGCGGAGCGTCTGTCGTGCGCCTGA
- a CDS encoding DUF4760 domain-containing protein: MDSSAVAAAAGVATAVIALVAASLVVWQVTEMRKTTYVSAFKAVYDMLQAEGIRQDRRFVMRELRIRNLDTWTEDDILRAERVCHSYDSVAIMCRNGFIPTDVVADSWGDSLRTCWSVLRPLVEKYRSDRGAPELWDDFAWLAGRATELHGQRQSR; this comes from the coding sequence ATGGATTCGTCGGCGGTCGCCGCCGCTGCTGGTGTCGCGACAGCGGTGATCGCGCTCGTCGCCGCGTCGCTGGTGGTGTGGCAGGTGACCGAGATGCGAAAGACGACCTACGTCAGTGCTTTCAAAGCGGTGTACGACATGCTGCAGGCGGAAGGGATCCGGCAGGATCGGCGTTTCGTGATGCGGGAGCTGCGGATTCGCAACCTCGACACCTGGACCGAAGACGACATCCTGCGCGCCGAACGGGTCTGCCACAGCTACGACTCTGTCGCCATCATGTGCCGCAACGGATTCATCCCGACCGATGTGGTCGCCGATTCTTGGGGCGATTCCCTCCGGACATGCTGGAGCGTCCTGCGACCGCTGGTCGAGAAATACCGTTCGGACCGGGGCGCGCCGGAGCTGTGGGACGACTTCGCGTGGCTCGCCGGACGCGCTACGGAACTGCACGGGCAGCGACAGTCGCGGTGA
- the mraY gene encoding phospho-N-acetylmuramoyl-pentapeptide-transferase, with translation MNQILFSAMIALAVSIMVTPFLIKAFVTRNFGQEIRVDGPASHQAKRGTPTMGGIAIIAGLWAGYLGSHLIVVRDGVDGPSASALLVLALATALGFVGFLDDSIKLRKQRNLGLTATGKYIGQLGAAVLFGVLALRFPDGAGLTPASERMSYVRDFNAVSLGLVGFLLVVCFLVVAWSNAVNITDGLDGLAAGSMSFALGAYVIITFWQYTNACATGVAPGCYEVRDPLDLAVVCASGVGACIGFLWWNAAPAKIFMGDTGSLALGGLLAGLSITTHTELLMAVVGALFCAEILSVLLQIVVFRTTGNRVFKMAPFHHHFELSKWAETTVIIRFWLLAGIAAAVGLMLFYGEYLAVVG, from the coding sequence ATGAATCAGATCTTGTTCTCGGCGATGATCGCACTCGCGGTGTCGATCATGGTGACGCCATTTTTGATCAAGGCGTTCGTCACGAGGAACTTCGGTCAGGAGATCCGGGTCGACGGACCGGCCAGCCATCAGGCCAAGCGCGGCACGCCGACGATGGGCGGCATAGCCATCATCGCCGGTCTGTGGGCCGGATATCTCGGCTCGCATCTGATCGTGGTCCGGGACGGCGTCGACGGCCCATCGGCTTCCGCGCTGCTCGTTCTCGCGTTGGCGACCGCCTTGGGTTTCGTCGGCTTCCTCGACGACTCCATCAAACTGCGCAAGCAACGCAATCTCGGCCTCACCGCGACGGGCAAGTACATCGGCCAGCTCGGCGCCGCGGTGCTGTTCGGCGTGCTGGCGCTGCGATTCCCCGACGGCGCCGGGCTGACGCCCGCCAGCGAGCGCATGTCCTACGTCCGGGATTTCAACGCTGTATCGCTGGGGCTGGTCGGGTTTCTGCTCGTCGTCTGTTTCCTCGTGGTGGCCTGGTCGAACGCCGTGAACATCACCGACGGCCTCGACGGTCTCGCCGCCGGATCCATGAGCTTCGCGCTCGGCGCGTACGTGATCATCACCTTCTGGCAGTACACCAACGCGTGCGCGACCGGGGTCGCGCCGGGCTGCTACGAGGTCCGCGATCCGCTCGATCTCGCGGTGGTGTGCGCCTCGGGCGTCGGCGCGTGCATCGGATTCCTGTGGTGGAACGCCGCACCGGCGAAGATCTTCATGGGCGACACCGGCTCGCTGGCCCTCGGCGGCCTGCTCGCGGGCCTCTCGATCACCACCCACACCGAGTTGCTGATGGCGGTGGTCGGCGCGCTGTTCTGCGCGGAGATCCTCTCGGTCCTGCTGCAGATCGTCGTCTTCCGGACCACGGGCAACCGGGTGTTCAAGATGGCCCCGTTCCACCACCATTTCGAGCTCAGCAAATGGGCCGAAACCACGGTCATCATCCGCTTCTGGCTCCTCGCGGGCATCGCCGCGGCCGTCGGCCTCATGCTCTTCTACGGCGAGTACCTCGCGGTCGTCGGCTGA
- a CDS encoding TetR/AcrR family transcriptional regulator, translating to MADTPRKSPRQRRSKETVDTLLEAAAQMFGREGLATTTNRIAERAGVSIGSLYQYFPNKHALLHALAERHVAEAMARLDAVFAEARETRAGFDETMRAILEAVVDLHRDRPALHAVLHRVAPRLPAEVTAMRAFEDRLADEVAFHLVRCGRGGEDPNYLARTIVHAVDVQVHRVLIPHRLDTERLLELVRRITADPAA from the coding sequence ATGGCCGATACACCGCGCAAGTCGCCGCGGCAGCGGCGGTCGAAGGAGACCGTGGACACGCTGCTCGAGGCGGCCGCGCAGATGTTCGGGCGGGAGGGGTTGGCGACGACGACGAACCGGATCGCCGAGCGCGCCGGGGTGTCGATCGGGTCGCTGTATCAGTATTTCCCGAACAAGCACGCGCTGTTGCACGCGCTGGCCGAACGGCATGTGGCCGAGGCGATGGCGCGGCTGGACGCGGTGTTCGCCGAGGCCCGCGAGACGCGGGCCGGATTCGACGAGACCATGCGGGCGATCCTGGAGGCGGTCGTCGACCTGCATCGGGACCGGCCCGCGCTGCACGCGGTGCTGCACCGGGTCGCACCCCGGTTGCCCGCGGAAGTGACGGCGATGCGGGCGTTCGAGGACCGGCTCGCCGACGAGGTGGCCTTCCATCTCGTGCGCTGCGGCCGGGGCGGCGAGGATCCGAATTACTTGGCGCGCACCATTGTTCACGCCGTGGATGTTCAGGTGCATCGGGTGCTGATCCCACACCGGCTCGACACCGAACGGCTGCTGGAACTGGTCCGCCGGATCACCGCCGATCCGGCGGCGTGA
- a CDS encoding alpha/beta hydrolase — protein MEYLRYAQFLPADYRREPLIEPTSTWWPWRGRRVHVARAARPDAAVRVLLIHGAGGHAGLLWPFAALAANEGVEAMAIDLPLYGDTVEPDPTSVRYAHWVELLSEFVGAEMESDDRPLILFGASIGGMLAYETAARTRAVAHVVATCLLDPADPAARRAAARWSFTGGFAPLLLRSLTPLAGLRVPIRWLVDMRNMSLDPALSDLCGRDPKGGGVRVPLGFLADFLNFRHTPPEEFGAAPVTLVHPAADRWTPPSLSLRFLARIPGPTRSVLLDGCGHFPIEEPGLSRLATTLRAVLAETAALTPPDRR, from the coding sequence ATGGAATACCTGCGATACGCCCAGTTCCTGCCCGCCGACTATCGACGCGAACCTTTGATCGAACCGACCTCCACCTGGTGGCCGTGGCGCGGGCGCAGGGTGCACGTCGCCCGGGCGGCGCGACCCGATGCGGCGGTGCGGGTGCTGCTCATCCACGGCGCGGGTGGGCACGCGGGACTGCTCTGGCCGTTCGCCGCGCTCGCCGCGAACGAGGGGGTCGAGGCGATGGCCATCGATCTGCCGCTCTACGGCGACACCGTCGAACCCGATCCGACCTCGGTGCGCTACGCCCACTGGGTGGAGCTGCTCAGCGAATTCGTCGGCGCCGAAATGGAATCCGACGACCGGCCGCTGATCCTGTTCGGCGCGAGTATCGGCGGGATGCTCGCCTACGAGACGGCCGCGCGGACCCGAGCGGTGGCGCATGTCGTCGCCACCTGCCTGCTCGACCCGGCCGACCCCGCGGCACGACGAGCCGCGGCGCGCTGGTCGTTCACCGGAGGCTTCGCTCCCCTGTTGCTGCGATCGCTCACACCGTTGGCCGGACTGCGGGTGCCGATCAGGTGGTTGGTCGACATGCGGAACATGAGCCTGGACCCGGCCCTTTCCGACCTGTGCGGCCGCGACCCGAAGGGCGGCGGCGTGCGCGTACCGCTGGGATTTCTCGCCGACTTCCTGAACTTCCGGCACACCCCGCCGGAGGAGTTCGGCGCCGCGCCGGTGACGCTGGTGCACCCCGCGGCCGACCGGTGGACGCCGCCGTCGCTCAGCCTCCGGTTTCTGGCCAGGATCCCCGGACCGACCCGGAGCGTTCTCCTGGACGGCTGCGGACACTTCCCGATCGAAGAACCCGGTCTGAGCCGCTTGGCGACGACCTTGCGCGCCGTGCTGGCCGAAACGGCCGCGCTCACGCCGCCGGATCGGCGGTGA
- a CDS encoding ABC transporter substrate-binding protein → MRLGVVVILVVGAVSAFAARDPLRRLATCNDGLPNTSAWEAGGRCVGLSAGPYAFGLPAFEHVMRVIDEQNRTAADGCPGTPVTVGVLLTMTDQLAGSRAVHELEGMAVGQRRANDIGCVHPMRLVVGNLGDYGREGDALAVARKLAQRRDVVAVAGIGLSDQTTAEVADLLAAEKIPMVSDVVTAEGFDQAGSAGDDPDFTRCDENITYPRGVGKDYYYRVAYRVAVQVYALRAVAPTRPDFVMVPTGGSDPYTCTTLPFLHREYGGELLEVKFDAEEPTTVSQTARRVCATAKDVTIAYVARGRDLGRLLYDLDESYTNGQCAATSITVLSTSDGNRLRTAESNAALEDLRGKALSSPSFTGGRVRVLFTLVAGADGPEQDNPQWAEFEEAYAAAGFDLAHIGDGWAVNAYDALSTVVAAVRALPAASTVQRSQVNITIGGFTSLELAVAGAGGKIYFDNSGNRAGPGPAVVRLCPAGELGGRPYVPTVEAKPGEPMPECARPGA, encoded by the coding sequence GTGCGGCTGGGGGTGGTCGTGATCCTGGTGGTCGGCGCGGTGAGCGCGTTCGCGGCCCGCGACCCGCTGCGGCGATTGGCCACCTGCAACGACGGCTTGCCGAACACGTCGGCGTGGGAGGCGGGCGGCCGGTGCGTCGGATTGTCGGCGGGCCCTTACGCTTTCGGCCTTCCCGCGTTCGAGCACGTCATGCGGGTCATCGACGAGCAGAACCGCACCGCCGCCGACGGATGTCCCGGAACGCCGGTGACTGTCGGTGTGCTGCTGACCATGACCGACCAACTGGCGGGCAGTCGCGCCGTGCACGAACTGGAGGGTATGGCCGTCGGCCAGCGCCGGGCGAACGACATCGGATGTGTGCATCCAATGCGGCTCGTCGTAGGCAATCTGGGTGACTACGGACGCGAGGGCGACGCACTGGCGGTGGCGCGGAAACTGGCGCAGCGCCGCGACGTGGTCGCCGTCGCGGGCATCGGGCTGAGCGACCAGACCACGGCCGAGGTCGCGGATCTGCTTGCCGCCGAAAAGATTCCGATGGTTTCGGACGTGGTCACCGCCGAGGGCTTCGACCAGGCCGGTTCCGCGGGCGACGATCCCGACTTCACCCGGTGCGACGAGAACATCACCTACCCGCGGGGGGTCGGGAAGGACTACTACTATCGGGTCGCCTACCGTGTCGCGGTGCAGGTCTACGCGCTGCGTGCGGTCGCGCCGACCAGGCCCGATTTCGTCATGGTTCCGACCGGTGGGTCGGACCCGTACACCTGCACGACGCTGCCCTTCCTGCACCGCGAGTACGGCGGCGAGTTGCTGGAGGTGAAGTTCGACGCCGAAGAGCCGACCACCGTGTCGCAGACGGCGCGACGGGTGTGCGCGACGGCCAAGGACGTGACGATCGCGTATGTGGCGCGCGGTCGCGACCTCGGTCGCCTGCTCTACGACCTGGACGAGTCGTACACCAACGGGCAGTGCGCGGCAACCTCGATCACGGTGCTGAGCACGTCCGACGGAAATCGGCTGCGTACCGCGGAATCCAATGCGGCGCTCGAGGATCTGCGTGGCAAGGCGCTGAGCTCTCCCAGCTTCACCGGCGGACGCGTCCGGGTGCTGTTCACCCTCGTCGCGGGGGCCGATGGACCCGAGCAGGACAATCCGCAGTGGGCGGAGTTCGAAGAGGCGTACGCCGCAGCGGGATTCGATCTCGCGCATATCGGCGACGGGTGGGCGGTCAACGCCTACGACGCTTTGAGCACCGTTGTCGCCGCGGTGCGCGCGCTTCCTGCCGCGTCAACGGTTCAGCGCAGCCAGGTCAACATCACCATCGGCGGTTTCACCTCGCTCGAGCTGGCGGTTGCGGGTGCGGGCGGCAAAATCTACTTCGACAACAGCGGTAACCGAGCCGGACCAGGGCCCGCGGTGGTGCGGCTGTGCCCGGCGGGTGAGCTCGGGGGTAGGCCGTACGTGCCGACCGTCGAGGCGAAGCCCGGAGAACCGATGCCCGAATGCGCCCGGCCCGGTGCGTGA
- a CDS encoding trypsin-like serine protease: MNYRNKLTQLLLAAALATGLGAAFPAAAHAQGVAYPGMTITTGESICSVGATGHMGNAQYAVTAAHCFQEGRTVYDENGRVIGRYEQSYGDDATIGGLGFALIRLAAGVGVSASLGDFGIESTYTDAQVGQEVCHVGWATNWTCGRVTDVGATFFVADFVADRGDSGGIVYFPTPEGRAAFLGIVIGSLESGGVLVESANYLRDTIDAHAQGPDHFRWYVE, from the coding sequence ATGAACTACCGCAACAAGCTGACGCAGCTCCTGCTGGCGGCGGCGTTGGCGACGGGTCTCGGCGCGGCGTTCCCCGCAGCCGCGCACGCACAGGGGGTCGCCTATCCCGGCATGACCATCACGACGGGCGAGAGCATCTGCTCGGTCGGCGCGACCGGGCACATGGGCAACGCGCAGTACGCGGTCACCGCCGCGCACTGTTTCCAGGAAGGACGGACCGTCTACGACGAGAACGGCAGGGTGATCGGCCGATACGAGCAGAGCTACGGCGACGACGCCACCATCGGCGGGCTGGGCTTCGCGCTCATCCGGCTGGCCGCCGGAGTGGGCGTCTCCGCCTCGCTCGGCGACTTCGGCATCGAATCGACCTACACCGATGCCCAAGTGGGACAGGAGGTCTGCCATGTCGGCTGGGCGACCAACTGGACCTGCGGACGGGTCACCGATGTGGGCGCGACCTTCTTCGTCGCGGATTTCGTGGCTGACCGGGGTGATTCGGGCGGCATCGTCTACTTCCCGACACCGGAGGGCCGCGCGGCCTTTCTCGGCATCGTGATCGGCAGCCTGGAATCGGGCGGCGTGCTCGTCGAGTCGGCCAACTACCTGCGCGACACCATCGACGCTCACGCCCAGGGCCCCGATCACTTCCGGTGGTACGTGGAGTGA
- a CDS encoding general stress protein — MADNRRGFAAMDSEQQRRIASQGGKASGGSFDNDPRRASEAGKKGAAAQPTEAKRLGGRHSHQGR, encoded by the coding sequence ATGGCAGACAACCGACGAGGTTTCGCGGCAATGGATTCCGAGCAGCAGCGCAGGATCGCCAGCCAGGGCGGCAAGGCCAGCGGCGGCAGCTTCGACAACGACCCGCGAAGGGCCAGCGAAGCGGGCAAGAAGGGCGCCGCGGCCCAGCCGACCGAGGCCAAGCGGCTCGGCGGCCGGCACAGCCACCAGGGTCGCTGA
- a CDS encoding SRPBCC family protein, translated as MGHVEHKATGAAPVDFVFGYIADYRNVPKWMFGVRHYTPVGEQTSGVGAVFDTALHLGPTTLHLRAEVTEWEDGAKVSLHAIKGIEGTVHWSFEAIDPTTTEIGVVVDYRVPGGFAGRALDKIIQAFVGPAIRHTEKSLREQVLASYRESLGENA; from the coding sequence ATGGGACATGTCGAGCACAAGGCGACCGGTGCCGCGCCGGTGGATTTCGTGTTCGGGTACATCGCCGACTATCGGAATGTGCCGAAGTGGATGTTCGGAGTTCGCCATTACACGCCGGTCGGCGAGCAGACCTCCGGCGTCGGCGCGGTCTTCGACACGGCGCTGCACCTGGGCCCGACCACGCTCCACTTGCGCGCTGAGGTCACCGAATGGGAAGACGGCGCGAAGGTCTCCCTGCACGCGATCAAGGGCATCGAGGGCACGGTCCACTGGAGTTTCGAAGCCATCGATCCGACCACGACCGAGATCGGTGTGGTGGTCGACTACCGGGTGCCAGGCGGATTCGCGGGCCGCGCGCTGGACAAGATCATCCAGGCGTTCGTCGGCCCGGCCATCCGGCACACCGAGAAGAGTCTGCGCGAGCAGGTGCTCGCGAGTTATCGGGAATCCCTCGGCGAGAACGCCTGA